One segment of Vicinamibacterales bacterium DNA contains the following:
- a CDS encoding histidine kinase, which translates to MPRPNVRDVCHPDRERRRIARDLHDSIGQQLALAKLAADTALKSAPPGQSDALSEVVETLTKCWSETRTISHLLHPPILDELGFTAAAKLFVLGFSERSGVHVNISMPQERASVDTQIRPLMDT; encoded by the coding sequence TTGCCACGTCCGAATGTACGTGATGTCTGTCACCCAGACCGCGAGCGCCGACGGATTGCTCGAGACCTGCACGACAGCATTGGGCAGCAGCTGGCGCTCGCAAAACTGGCCGCCGATACGGCATTGAAATCCGCGCCTCCGGGACAGAGCGACGCGCTCTCAGAGGTCGTAGAGACGCTGACAAAATGCTGGAGCGAGACCCGCACGATATCCCATCTGCTCCATCCGCCGATCCTCGACGAGCTCGGATTCACTGCGGCCGCGAAGTTGTTCGTCCTGGGGTTCTCCGAGCGGAGCGGCGTGCACGTCAATATCAGCATGCCGCAAGAGCGAGCCTCGGTGGACACCCAAATCCGGCCATTGATGGACACCTGA